A single genomic interval of Brevibacillus brevis harbors:
- a CDS encoding serine hydrolase, translated as MKKVIQKMSLVVFLLSTTLISACTQSLGAVESTQTASIATQGPVDAKEIEAFADPLFAEKMKEHNVAGSSFVVVRDGKVIVNKGYGFADKEKKIPVDKDTVFQIGSVSKTFTALAAMQQVDAGKIDLHANIEEYLDGLKIPNKTGKPVTMYDLLTYTPGFELPDETTFTGPQYIGQDISMDEFLPKHMPTIIRPPGEVYTYDNTGFLLAGYAVEKASGIPFAQYMDEKVFKPLGMASTSVRLKPELMKRMAANYDLNGEQRPLEGHAPTDGPQGSIISSAEDMAKYMIMHLQNGKFDGKEIVSQKSLDLMHTHQVFADDIPITTVGFENYFPEYTNGQHVVLKGGNMPGHSSLMVLIPEHKTGFFMSYNNDSMVSADIYKEFMDHYFPETEKKAEPDYLPLSEADAQKYFGLYRNTRAYWTRTSITYENGSLVLESEATGKQKLRMIRPLLFVDEAGEKVAFKEDKNGNIKYFYYTTMNGLSLVAHSQKMEMENTYSDVPNTSSYKTHINNLSALSIMGAKSGSKFDPTGTMTQGEFADALIKAEGHYVMAGMEDVLRQQLAAGIPNLNPSAPITRQVAAAMIQNLKQLEPVATSKVTLQDTADAWAKDAITALVSQGIVDPDTKVKPDGSFTFRAKDLLKRQEASALLDLAFGYYSLPIKR; from the coding sequence ATGAAAAAAGTGATACAAAAAATGAGTCTCGTCGTTTTTCTTCTCTCCACAACCTTGATTTCCGCATGCACACAGTCGCTCGGTGCTGTGGAATCCACTCAGACTGCTTCCATTGCTACCCAAGGGCCGGTGGATGCCAAAGAAATAGAAGCGTTTGCCGATCCACTGTTTGCAGAAAAAATGAAAGAACATAATGTGGCTGGTTCCAGCTTTGTTGTCGTCCGTGATGGAAAAGTCATCGTGAACAAAGGCTACGGCTTCGCTGACAAGGAAAAGAAAATCCCTGTTGATAAAGACACGGTGTTCCAAATTGGCTCAGTATCGAAAACCTTTACCGCCTTGGCTGCCATGCAGCAAGTCGATGCGGGTAAAATTGACCTGCATGCCAATATAGAGGAATATCTCGATGGGCTAAAAATTCCGAATAAGACAGGAAAACCAGTCACCATGTACGACTTGCTCACCTACACACCTGGCTTCGAATTGCCGGATGAAACTACTTTTACCGGTCCACAATACATCGGGCAAGACATCTCTATGGATGAATTCCTTCCAAAGCACATGCCGACCATCATCCGACCACCTGGCGAAGTCTATACGTATGATAATACAGGATTCTTACTCGCTGGCTACGCAGTGGAAAAAGCAAGTGGAATCCCCTTTGCCCAGTATATGGATGAAAAAGTGTTCAAGCCTCTCGGAATGGCCTCGACCAGTGTACGTTTGAAGCCTGAGCTCATGAAGAGAATGGCTGCCAATTACGATCTTAATGGCGAGCAACGTCCGCTAGAAGGACACGCTCCAACTGATGGTCCGCAGGGAAGCATTATATCAAGCGCAGAAGACATGGCAAAGTACATGATCATGCACCTGCAAAACGGAAAATTTGACGGCAAGGAAATCGTCAGTCAGAAAAGCTTGGATTTGATGCATACGCACCAGGTTTTCGCGGATGACATCCCGATCACAACCGTAGGCTTTGAAAACTATTTTCCAGAGTATACAAATGGTCAGCACGTTGTTTTGAAGGGCGGAAACATGCCAGGCCATTCTTCCCTGATGGTATTGATCCCGGAACATAAAACCGGCTTTTTCATGTCCTACAACAATGATTCAATGGTTAGCGCTGATATTTACAAAGAATTCATGGATCATTATTTCCCAGAAACAGAAAAAAAAGCTGAGCCTGATTACTTGCCCTTGAGTGAAGCGGATGCACAAAAATATTTCGGGCTGTATCGAAATACACGTGCCTATTGGACACGCACTTCTATTACCTATGAGAATGGATCACTCGTGCTCGAGAGTGAGGCCACCGGAAAACAAAAGCTGCGAATGATTCGCCCATTGCTATTTGTAGATGAGGCAGGAGAAAAAGTCGCGTTCAAGGAAGACAAAAACGGTAACATCAAATACTTCTATTATACAACGATGAATGGCTTAAGCCTTGTTGCCCATTCGCAAAAAATGGAAATGGAAAATACCTACTCAGACGTTCCTAACACTAGCAGCTATAAGACCCATATCAACAACCTTAGCGCCCTTTCCATTATGGGAGCGAAATCAGGAAGTAAATTTGATCCTACAGGGACCATGACACAAGGCGAATTTGCTGACGCCCTGATCAAAGCAGAAGGCCATTACGTAATGGCCGGGATGGAAGACGTACTTAGACAGCAATTAGCCGCGGGCATCCCTAATTTGAACCCATCGGCACCAATCACAAGACAAGTCGCTGCTGCCATGATCCAAAATTTAAAGCAGCTTGAACCTGTGGCAACCAGCAAAGTGACGCTGCAAGACACAGCCGACGCATGGGCAAAAGATGCGATCACTGCTCTTGTTTCACAAGGCATCGTCGATCCTGACACGAAGGTAAAACCAGATGGCTCCTTCACATTCCGCGCAAAAGATTTACTGAAGCGTCAAGAAGCCAGTGCCTTACTTGACTTAGCATTTGGTTACTATTCATTGCCGATTAAACGATAA
- a CDS encoding sensor domain-containing protein produces MKRAIMRNVQNVIFLLYTFVSGVFYLCFYLVSIVLGLALSFTVVGIPLLTNVLRTTQTFVQHERIQTKIYTDISIESLAMRQRAEGNQWMQAKAELMDVRNWISVYWLMQKFVLGCICLVVGVLIYIAPVCFAFIPLLYPFVELHFFGSVVDSELKALQIMSLGFILMIGCSKLGNGLVQLVGGYTRLMFKAIRG; encoded by the coding sequence ATGAAAAGAGCGATCATGCGTAACGTTCAAAATGTTATCTTTTTGCTGTATACATTTGTCTCGGGAGTATTTTATTTATGTTTTTACTTGGTCAGTATCGTGCTTGGCTTGGCCTTGTCATTTACCGTAGTGGGAATTCCGTTGCTCACCAATGTGTTGCGTACAACTCAAACCTTTGTCCAGCATGAACGTATTCAGACGAAGATTTATACGGATATTTCCATAGAATCGTTGGCGATGAGACAAAGAGCAGAGGGAAATCAATGGATGCAGGCAAAGGCGGAATTAATGGATGTGAGAAACTGGATATCCGTTTATTGGCTGATGCAAAAATTTGTCCTAGGCTGTATCTGCCTTGTGGTCGGAGTACTCATCTACATTGCACCCGTATGTTTTGCGTTCATACCATTGCTCTATCCTTTCGTGGAGCTACATTTTTTTGGGAGCGTAGTGGATTCAGAGCTGAAGGCATTGCAAATTATGAGTTTAGGATTCATACTCATGATCGGATGCTCCAAGCTAGGGAACGGTCTGGTACAATTAGTTGGTGGGTACACGCGCTTGATGTTCAAAGCAATTAGGGGATGA
- a CDS encoding S-layer homology domain-containing protein — MKRFMAALLSVMLILTAHPNTLQAKGDDTTTVYGEQYTRIGEDYHILNDNVLLSKKDGTVWTWYIHDYPLSSSDPFYKAKMVQIPGLQNVKEMTVRRKTATGNHIGNYVALKKDGTVWYWDADPSATLATSPASDPRQIKDLKNVTSLDAHYSGSYKVFFVLKSDGSVWSLGSEVGTTNGVSPIPVRTKLLDDVASIGMARGFGFAVKKDGSVWRWNANLYLPNNRSKNKSPEKMNGFDNIVKIEPGMSTSYAYKKDGNVLSWSTTDAKKFPLYLHAAKDARTMVHFNSIRDRKIDEAYAFREDDQLWSVENNKVFPELTEIASIHHRDFSSKERFYYVLKKDQTLWAWADAIALPKLVVFTEETVARNLPGTAAKPTGDRSGTTDKPTSTRPGTAAQAVIRTSPEISLYPYITMLQPGGKQSIMVNNLLPGAKMTYTIDDPSIGTLSNVNGTQVVKANKPGQTIVRATASRAGYPDVTAYFLLYVVDSNMLSETYYTAVRSVPVADRQRPFIVEGLTQAGELVITAASSEKPELVNGQFVITPELVDRVADNARKTKTAVEQTLSDNKIVLARELVVNGEILSSPDQNGYTFKLDKDSFINRKDVDYLTLRAGDAKLVVNFATVNQLFHSFPVIVIRLVESSNGKYHVQFLDEHGQELSNVSSNIRLILPANQADATHNSVFYTNGKITQPIGGKFNPYNNGMEAEINRSGTYFLDDNTKTFPDVDNRDPELQQAVQFLGSKGIVTGKEDGSFEPDSPLTRAEFTAMLVRAFYALDETATESFSDVNPPQWHVPFIASSEKKDIVKGYPDGTFRPDHTISREEMAAIGARALHEKKNYYYPANTEDYLSQFTDQQTISDWAKPTMALAVKQRLIDIPADKQIRAGEAVTRGEAARMLYRLYLQL, encoded by the coding sequence ATGAAACGATTCATGGCAGCATTGCTAAGCGTTATGTTAATCCTAACGGCCCACCCTAATACGCTCCAAGCCAAAGGGGACGACACAACAACCGTATACGGAGAGCAATATACACGTATCGGGGAGGATTACCATATCCTGAACGATAATGTGCTCCTCTCGAAAAAAGATGGAACTGTATGGACGTGGTACATCCACGACTATCCGCTTAGTTCTTCCGATCCCTTCTATAAAGCGAAGATGGTGCAAATTCCGGGCTTGCAGAATGTGAAGGAGATGACGGTAAGAAGGAAGACGGCCACCGGAAACCATATTGGTAACTATGTGGCGCTCAAGAAAGACGGAACTGTGTGGTATTGGGACGCCGATCCTAGCGCCACCCTTGCAACTAGTCCTGCCAGTGATCCGCGACAGATCAAAGACTTGAAAAATGTAACATCACTAGACGCCCACTATAGCGGTTCCTACAAGGTCTTCTTCGTATTGAAATCAGATGGTTCTGTTTGGAGCTTGGGAAGTGAAGTAGGCACGACTAATGGTGTCTCACCGATTCCAGTCCGAACAAAGCTGCTGGATGATGTCGCATCTATAGGAATGGCTAGAGGCTTCGGCTTCGCTGTTAAAAAAGACGGTTCAGTATGGAGATGGAATGCAAATTTGTATCTTCCGAATAACCGCTCTAAAAACAAAAGTCCAGAGAAGATGAACGGATTTGATAATATCGTCAAGATAGAGCCAGGCATGTCTACCAGCTATGCCTATAAGAAGGATGGCAATGTCTTGTCTTGGTCAACAACTGACGCTAAAAAGTTTCCCTTGTATTTACATGCTGCAAAAGACGCGCGAACGATGGTTCATTTCAACTCCATTCGTGATCGGAAAATCGACGAAGCTTATGCCTTCCGAGAGGACGATCAGCTTTGGTCTGTGGAAAACAATAAAGTTTTCCCAGAGCTTACGGAAATCGCTTCTATCCACCATAGGGACTTTTCTTCCAAAGAAAGATTTTACTATGTATTAAAAAAGGACCAGACTTTGTGGGCATGGGCAGATGCAATTGCCTTACCGAAGCTGGTTGTTTTCACGGAAGAAACGGTAGCTCGTAATCTCCCTGGGACAGCAGCTAAACCGACTGGCGATCGTTCTGGGACAACAGACAAACCAACTAGCACTCGCCCTGGGACAGCAGCCCAGGCTGTGATACGAACTTCGCCGGAAATCAGTCTCTATCCGTATATCACGATGCTGCAACCTGGCGGAAAACAGTCAATTATGGTAAATAATTTGCTTCCCGGGGCAAAAATGACGTACACCATTGACGATCCGAGCATAGGAACCTTATCGAATGTGAATGGCACACAGGTCGTAAAAGCGAACAAACCCGGGCAGACCATTGTACGGGCTACTGCAAGCAGAGCAGGTTATCCGGACGTGACCGCTTACTTTTTGTTGTACGTCGTCGATAGCAACATGCTGTCCGAGACGTATTACACTGCCGTCCGATCTGTTCCTGTCGCTGACAGACAGCGTCCGTTTATTGTGGAGGGACTGACCCAAGCAGGAGAGCTTGTTATTACAGCAGCAAGCAGCGAAAAGCCGGAGCTTGTTAATGGCCAATTCGTCATCACTCCCGAGTTGGTTGATCGCGTAGCTGACAATGCACGAAAGACTAAGACTGCGGTAGAACAGACGCTGTCGGATAACAAGATTGTTCTTGCGAGAGAGTTAGTCGTGAATGGGGAAATTTTGTCTTCGCCTGATCAAAATGGTTATACATTCAAGCTGGACAAGGATAGCTTCATTAATCGTAAGGATGTCGACTATCTTACCCTGCGTGCGGGAGATGCAAAGCTGGTGGTTAATTTTGCGACCGTAAATCAACTGTTCCATTCGTTCCCCGTTATCGTTATTCGCCTGGTAGAAAGCAGTAACGGCAAATATCATGTGCAATTTTTAGATGAACATGGCCAGGAGCTTTCGAACGTATCTAGCAACATCCGGCTCATTCTGCCTGCCAATCAGGCGGACGCGACCCATAATAGCGTGTTCTATACGAATGGGAAAATAACGCAGCCGATCGGAGGAAAGTTCAATCCGTACAATAACGGCATGGAAGCCGAAATAAACCGTTCTGGAACGTATTTCTTGGACGATAATACCAAAACGTTCCCTGATGTTGACAATCGGGATCCTGAGCTACAGCAAGCCGTACAGTTTCTGGGATCGAAAGGAATCGTAACCGGGAAAGAAGATGGCAGCTTTGAGCCCGATTCACCGCTTACCCGTGCAGAGTTTACGGCGATGCTTGTAAGAGCTTTTTACGCTTTGGACGAAACGGCGACGGAGAGCTTTTCAGACGTGAATCCGCCGCAATGGCATGTTCCCTTTATCGCTTCATCCGAAAAAAAGGATATCGTCAAAGGTTATCCAGATGGTACATTTAGGCCGGACCATACGATATCTCGGGAAGAAATGGCTGCGATCGGCGCGAGAGCATTGCATGAAAAGAAAAATTATTATTACCCTGCGAATACGGAGGACTATCTGAGTCAATTCACTGACCAACAAACGATTTCCGATTGGGCGAAACCAACGATGGCTTTGGCTGTGAAACAGCGTTTGATCGATATTCCTGCTGATAAACAGATTAGAGCTGGCGAGGCTGTTACTCGCGGGGAAGCTGCCCGCATGCTATATCGACTATATTTGCAGCTTTGA
- a CDS encoding hybrid sensor histidine kinase/response regulator transcription factor, whose amino-acid sequence MLEIVKQWAWYDWVMFFLRLIGCFSLTVTTVKFGDYLTLPLWMVILWEMMVFSVPWICLMLSYRYYLIAEMLLFGGLSIYLTSMFPEAYLTLLMPAFLIAANSAEKSFRWSAPITIVFIPLVIMFFSRAFDVFVIFSQVGLAYAIGFAFHLLIVNHRQNEIIRKQNSVLEQYLTQIERVTLLEERDRLSKDLHDTMGHSYVSIIMGLETLRQDIASQEGTQKLESLLQLARKGMKEVRGYLHQMGSPQETLPLGHSLRQLAEEFQTHAKVNVRFRAIGEEYPVGKQVKMTLFRCLQESLTNAVRHGHATDIVVSLHFEQQQTRLEVQDNGHGVENWEDGFGITTMKERAAHLQGRVSVYSEGGEGTLVTCLVPRMVESADEIIRLFIVDDHSFIRESLRSILEGQRDLRVVGVAEDGAQAVELCEELVPDLVLMDLEMPNMDGITATKRIKEKWPGIRVLVLSTFQDTEKAKEIMRSGADGYLLKSIESRELAETIRLVHRGGTMIAQDLFHKMLDAQPVNEQEDLLGAPKLSEKDENAYGLTKREQEILQMLSQGMRYKTIASKLYLSDGTVRNYASALYDKLGVRNRDDAVQKGKKEGLL is encoded by the coding sequence TTGTTAGAAATCGTGAAACAATGGGCCTGGTATGACTGGGTGATGTTTTTTTTACGTCTGATCGGTTGCTTTTCACTCACCGTTACGACCGTAAAATTTGGAGATTATCTCACGCTACCCTTATGGATGGTTATACTTTGGGAAATGATGGTGTTTTCCGTCCCGTGGATTTGTTTAATGCTGAGCTATCGTTATTATCTGATAGCAGAAATGCTCTTGTTTGGCGGATTATCGATTTATCTCACGTCTATGTTTCCAGAGGCGTACCTTACTTTATTGATGCCAGCTTTTTTGATTGCCGCCAATAGTGCGGAGAAATCGTTTCGCTGGTCGGCTCCCATTACGATTGTTTTTATCCCACTGGTGATTATGTTTTTTTCTCGTGCATTTGATGTCTTCGTGATTTTTTCGCAAGTCGGGCTTGCTTATGCGATAGGGTTTGCTTTTCATTTGCTCATCGTCAACCATCGGCAAAATGAAATTATTCGCAAGCAAAACAGTGTGCTGGAGCAATACCTCACCCAAATCGAGAGAGTGACTTTGCTGGAGGAGCGGGACCGCCTCTCCAAGGACCTGCATGATACGATGGGGCATTCCTATGTCTCGATCATCATGGGGCTGGAAACCTTACGTCAGGATATAGCGTCGCAGGAAGGGACGCAAAAGCTCGAATCCCTCTTGCAGCTTGCGCGAAAAGGCATGAAGGAAGTGAGAGGGTACTTGCATCAGATGGGGTCACCGCAAGAGACGCTTCCCTTGGGTCATTCGTTGAGGCAGCTTGCGGAGGAGTTTCAGACACATGCAAAGGTAAATGTGCGGTTTCGTGCGATCGGAGAAGAGTATCCTGTTGGTAAGCAGGTGAAAATGACGTTGTTTCGCTGCTTGCAGGAATCTTTGACGAATGCCGTACGCCACGGGCACGCTACGGACATCGTCGTTTCCTTGCATTTTGAGCAGCAACAGACGAGGCTGGAAGTACAGGATAACGGTCACGGGGTGGAAAATTGGGAGGACGGCTTCGGGATCACGACGATGAAAGAGAGAGCTGCTCATTTGCAAGGAAGAGTATCCGTATACTCAGAGGGGGGAGAAGGAACGCTCGTTACTTGTTTGGTGCCGAGGATGGTAGAGAGCGCCGACGAAATCATTCGTTTGTTTATCGTCGATGATCACTCGTTTATTCGGGAAAGCTTGCGCTCCATACTCGAGGGACAGCGGGACCTGCGAGTAGTCGGAGTAGCCGAGGATGGGGCGCAGGCTGTGGAGCTGTGCGAGGAGCTAGTACCAGACCTGGTGCTGATGGACTTGGAAATGCCGAATATGGACGGGATTACTGCCACAAAACGAATAAAGGAAAAATGGCCAGGTATTCGTGTCCTTGTCCTGTCTACGTTTCAGGATACTGAAAAAGCCAAGGAAATCATGCGCAGTGGTGCAGACGGGTATCTCTTGAAATCGATTGAATCACGCGAGCTTGCGGAAACGATTCGCCTCGTCCATCGCGGTGGTACGATGATTGCACAGGACCTGTTTCATAAAATGCTGGATGCACAGCCAGTAAACGAACAGGAAGATTTGCTCGGTGCACCGAAACTAAGCGAAAAAGACGAGAATGCTTATGGTTTAACGAAACGGGAGCAGGAGATTTTGCAGATGCTTTCCCAAGGCATGCGCTATAAAACGATTGCTTCCAAGCTGTATTTGTCAGACGGGACCGTGCGTAACTATGCGTCTGCTCTGTATGACAAGCTCGGAGTGCGGAATCGGGATGACGCGGTACAAAAAGGGAAAAAGGAAGGACTTCTGTAA
- a CDS encoding GMC family oxidoreductase, which translates to MSESKQKDGKIIFDYIVVGTGPAGSVIAKKLTDDKKTSVLVLEAGENNDRDTPISNSTFALELEELYLPQYFWQGEGVPQEKVNERSFEWTTGRLLGGGTSINTQQYVRPTTAVFQQWEKLLGPLWSPKNATRRFRTMENYNGKTNNKEVHGYKGLIDIRQAPENPTPMSKKLVSAIEKATGFRKILDYNDPKTPLGPFTRWQLFQQPNGRRESASTAFLSSDIMTTAGQGVNGRKLQVFFKSTALRVLFKNKRAIGVEFLKEGKRVRAYSRKKVIISAGINSSQLLMLSGIGPAQMLKDAGIPVVFANPHVGKGLRNHTLNFAEFSANPKDNPLPEDDPNALFTGGAFLPDPTPGSNKARRAVQLIGIGSKGKLMIAILFLKPKSRGSIKIQSNDPLKIVLADEGYLHNPADLEAVKNCYKVYIKKIAAQLTAIDRSYRLISPTLDIINNNRKLEEFIKNNFDHNHHEQGALRMAPLSKAGVVDSYGQVHGVKDLIVADDSIIPFTVDGNTSAPAYLIGNTIAQQLLKQNSRHNKKR; encoded by the coding sequence ATGAGCGAAAGCAAACAAAAAGATGGGAAGATCATTTTTGATTACATTGTTGTAGGCACTGGTCCAGCAGGTTCTGTTATTGCAAAGAAACTAACGGACGATAAAAAAACATCCGTCCTCGTATTGGAAGCAGGAGAAAATAATGATAGGGACACGCCAATTAGCAACTCAACGTTTGCCTTAGAACTGGAGGAGCTGTATCTTCCTCAATATTTTTGGCAAGGAGAAGGAGTACCCCAGGAAAAAGTAAATGAACGAAGTTTTGAATGGACGACGGGGCGATTATTGGGTGGAGGCACTTCTATTAACACACAGCAGTATGTAAGACCTACGACAGCAGTTTTTCAACAATGGGAGAAGCTGCTGGGACCTCTTTGGTCACCAAAGAATGCAACTCGCAGATTCCGAACAATGGAAAATTACAATGGAAAAACAAACAATAAAGAGGTTCATGGTTATAAGGGATTGATCGACATTCGGCAAGCACCTGAAAATCCAACACCCATGTCCAAAAAGTTAGTGTCGGCCATTGAGAAAGCAACGGGATTTCGAAAAATTCTCGATTACAATGACCCGAAAACTCCCCTTGGACCCTTTACCCGTTGGCAATTATTTCAGCAGCCCAATGGACGGCGTGAAAGTGCCTCCACCGCTTTTCTATCATCAGATATCATGACTACTGCTGGTCAAGGAGTCAATGGTCGAAAGCTGCAAGTTTTCTTTAAATCAACAGCTCTTCGGGTATTATTTAAAAATAAGCGAGCAATTGGCGTAGAATTTCTCAAAGAGGGTAAACGCGTGAGAGCCTACTCACGGAAAAAAGTAATCATCTCAGCAGGCATCAATAGCTCTCAGCTTTTAATGCTTTCCGGAATCGGTCCTGCCCAAATGCTTAAGGACGCAGGAATCCCTGTTGTTTTCGCCAACCCCCACGTAGGCAAAGGCCTTAGAAACCACACGCTCAACTTTGCTGAGTTTAGTGCCAATCCGAAAGATAACCCATTGCCTGAGGATGATCCCAATGCGCTTTTTACAGGTGGGGCCTTCTTGCCAGATCCCACCCCAGGATCAAACAAAGCTCGTCGTGCAGTCCAACTAATTGGAATCGGCTCAAAAGGGAAACTGATGATAGCTATCCTTTTCCTAAAACCAAAAAGCCGTGGTTCCATAAAAATACAAAGCAATGATCCGTTGAAAATTGTGCTGGCTGATGAAGGATATCTCCATAATCCCGCAGATCTTGAAGCCGTTAAAAACTGTTACAAGGTATATATCAAGAAGATTGCCGCACAATTAACCGCGATCGATCGATCATACCGGCTTATTTCTCCAACGCTAGACATCATCAATAATAATCGCAAGCTTGAAGAGTTCATCAAAAATAATTTTGACCATAATCATCATGAACAAGGTGCGCTTCGCATGGCGCCTCTTAGCAAGGCGGGAGTGGTGGATAGCTATGGTCAAGTCCACGGAGTAAAAGACTTAATTGTTGCTGATGATTCGATTATTCCATTTACGGTGGATGGCAACACGTCTGCACCAGCCTACCTTATTGGAAATACAATTGCACAGCAGCTCTTGAAACAAAACTCGCGACATAATAAGAAAAGGTAA
- a CDS encoding DUF1259 domain-containing protein: MAHKAKTKVSPQFKRLCARFGRILGGESEVENGPVCFVMRLANLRETILGRRTLSPLVRAQMFSFESLDKSGRALCLGETAVHQNQVNRLMSNLRKRGIKVTALHNHWLKENPRLMYMHWEAIENPIVFARKTKESIAFLG, from the coding sequence ATGGCGCATAAAGCGAAAACGAAGGTTAGCCCACAATTCAAAAGGCTCTGTGCCAGATTTGGAAGAATATTAGGGGGCGAGTCGGAAGTTGAAAATGGGCCGGTTTGTTTTGTCATGCGGCTTGCAAATCTTCGAGAAACAATCTTGGGAAGACGAACGCTTTCCCCTTTAGTTCGCGCTCAAATGTTTTCGTTTGAATCCCTTGATAAGTCGGGTCGTGCCCTTTGTTTGGGCGAGACTGCCGTTCACCAAAATCAGGTGAACCGTTTGATGTCGAATCTCCGCAAACGTGGGATTAAAGTGACGGCACTTCACAACCACTGGCTAAAAGAAAACCCGCGCTTAATGTATATGCATTGGGAAGCGATAGAGAATCCTATCGTATTCGCCAGGAAAACCAAAGAGTCCATCGCATTCCTGGGATAA
- a CDS encoding nucleotidyl transferase AbiEii/AbiGii toxin family protein: MMITYEDVAELEYEARELVVLEALLRRIALVNMPFVLKGSLLTRQYLDNREIRDADDIDLLYVGKIRDVEHAHEVFTQWMIQVTEMDLNDGVVFRSFRKNAFWRYIDYAMADDFPTINTDIAYYFTGQTREANDYNELNLDISFNLEMDADPVPLEYQPVFGESFLVPYTVPLSIQVAWKLHQTIVRPRFKDLYDLKFLLSHPSYDNDALKETLQALVNECSIDPSIKKADMKKVLVDDLHHIYDSLSYDYDLRKYAGSMDRGLYFTQFVSDLRKKMDFAGINGYAFESLPSPTPKK, translated from the coding sequence ATGATGATTACGTATGAGGATGTAGCAGAGTTGGAATATGAGGCGAGAGAGCTCGTTGTTTTGGAAGCACTATTGAGAAGAATTGCTCTAGTGAATATGCCCTTTGTATTAAAAGGCAGCCTGCTAACCAGACAATATTTGGACAACCGAGAGATTCGGGACGCGGATGATATCGACTTATTGTATGTGGGGAAAATCAGGGACGTCGAACATGCACATGAAGTATTTACACAATGGATGATCCAAGTAACGGAAATGGATCTAAACGACGGCGTGGTGTTTAGAAGTTTTCGAAAAAATGCCTTTTGGAGATATATCGATTACGCAATGGCAGATGATTTTCCGACAATCAATACGGATATTGCCTATTATTTCACAGGTCAAACAAGGGAAGCGAATGACTATAACGAGCTGAATCTGGATATTTCGTTTAACTTGGAAATGGATGCAGACCCGGTTCCGCTAGAGTACCAACCTGTCTTTGGGGAAAGCTTTTTGGTTCCGTACACGGTACCTCTGTCCATCCAGGTTGCTTGGAAGCTACATCAAACGATTGTCAGGCCGAGGTTTAAAGACTTGTACGATTTGAAATTTTTACTCTCTCACCCGTCCTATGACAACGATGCGCTCAAGGAAACATTACAGGCGCTCGTGAACGAATGCAGTATCGATCCGTCTATTAAAAAAGCGGATATGAAAAAGGTGCTGGTTGATGATTTACATCACATATACGATTCATTATCCTACGATTACGACTTGAGAAAATATGCGGGCAGCATGGATCGTGGCCTCTATTTTACGCAGTTTGTCAGTGATTTGCGTAAAAAGATGGATTTTGCCGGGATTAATGGGTATGCGTTTGAAAGTTTGCCGAGCCCGACACCGAAAAAATGA
- a CDS encoding DUF1259 domain-containing protein: protein MGKVKAKAKASPQFRRLCNRFSAILGGTEHEITRGPVCFVSRNRVFNASILGRKTTSPLVRYQLFSFESLNSSGRALCLGETALFQNQVNRLLSNLRKNGIKVTAVHNHWLFDNPRLMYIHWESIDNPIAFARKVKRSIAFLG from the coding sequence ATGGGCAAAGTAAAGGCAAAAGCAAAGGCAAGTCCCCAGTTTAGAAGACTGTGTAACCGATTTTCAGCCATTTTAGGTGGAACAGAGCATGAAATTACAAGAGGTCCCGTTTGTTTCGTCTCCAGAAATAGAGTATTCAATGCGTCCATATTAGGCAGAAAAACGACATCCCCATTGGTCCGCTATCAATTGTTCTCATTCGAATCCTTGAACAGTTCGGGACGTGCACTATGTTTAGGGGAAACGGCTCTCTTCCAAAACCAAGTAAACCGTTTGCTGTCAAACCTTCGTAAAAACGGGATAAAGGTAACAGCAGTCCATAATCACTGGCTCTTTGACAACCCGCGTCTTATGTATATTCATTGGGAGTCGATTGATAATCCCATTGCATTCGCCAGGAAAGTGAAGCGTTCTATTGCTTTTTTGGGCTAA